In Deinococcus carri, one DNA window encodes the following:
- the aceB gene encoding malate synthase A yields the protein MTLTAPVQAASAEILTPEALAFVADLHRRFDARRRDLLAAREERQARLDAGELPDFLPDTADIRAGDWKIAPLPADLQDRRVEITGPVDRKMIINALNSGARMFMADFEDASSPTWENMVEGQSNLRDAVRGTISLEQGGKSYRLNDKPAMLLVRPRGLHLPEKHVTVDGETMSGPLFDFGLYAFHNMQERLNRGSGTYFYIPKLESHLEARWWNDVFTYTEDTLGVPRGTIRATVLIETILAAFEMDEILYELREHSAGLNSGRWDYIFSYIKKLRNRDDRILPDRAQVTMATPMMANYSKLAVQTCHKRGAPAIGGMSAFIPVKNDPAANERAFEQVRADKEREATNGHDGTWVAHPGMVELATEVFDRLMPAPNQIDSGKQADLQVTAADLLTPPDGSITEAGVRTNISVGIQYLAAWLQGRGAVPIHNLMEDAATAEISRAQLWQWLHHGVKLEDGRTLTPELLDTLFAEELEKLGPDYTDAGRLFKEVATRSPLAEFLTLPAYRELA from the coding sequence ATGACCCTCACCGCTCCCGTTCAGGCGGCGTCCGCCGAGATTCTGACACCGGAGGCGCTGGCCTTTGTGGCCGACCTGCACCGGCGCTTCGATGCCCGCCGCCGTGACCTGCTCGCGGCGCGGGAGGAGCGGCAGGCGCGGCTGGACGCGGGCGAGCTGCCCGACTTTCTGCCCGACACGGCCGACATCCGCGCGGGCGACTGGAAGATCGCGCCGCTGCCCGCCGACCTGCAGGACCGCCGGGTGGAAATTACCGGCCCGGTGGACCGCAAGATGATCATCAACGCGCTCAACAGCGGCGCGCGGATGTTCATGGCCGATTTCGAGGACGCCAGCAGCCCCACCTGGGAGAACATGGTGGAGGGCCAGAGCAACCTGCGTGACGCGGTGCGCGGCACCATTTCGCTGGAGCAGGGCGGCAAGAGCTACCGCCTGAACGACAAGCCCGCCATGCTGCTGGTGCGCCCGCGCGGCCTGCACCTGCCGGAAAAGCATGTCACGGTGGACGGCGAAACGATGAGCGGCCCGCTGTTCGACTTCGGCCTGTACGCCTTCCACAACATGCAGGAGCGTCTGAACCGGGGCAGCGGCACCTACTTCTACATCCCCAAGCTCGAAAGCCACCTGGAGGCGCGCTGGTGGAACGATGTGTTTACCTACACCGAGGACACCCTCGGCGTGCCGCGCGGCACCATCCGCGCGACGGTGCTGATCGAGACGATCCTGGCCGCCTTCGAGATGGACGAGATTCTGTACGAGCTGCGTGAGCACTCGGCGGGCCTGAACAGCGGGCGCTGGGACTACATTTTTTCTTACATCAAGAAGCTCCGCAACCGTGACGACCGGATTCTGCCCGACCGCGCCCAGGTCACGATGGCGACGCCGATGATGGCGAACTACTCCAAGCTGGCCGTGCAGACCTGCCACAAGCGTGGTGCCCCCGCCATCGGCGGCATGAGCGCCTTTATTCCCGTCAAGAACGACCCGGCCGCCAACGAGCGTGCCTTCGAGCAGGTCCGCGCCGACAAGGAACGCGAGGCGACCAACGGCCACGACGGCACCTGGGTCGCGCACCCCGGCATGGTGGAGCTGGCGACCGAGGTCTTCGACCGCCTGATGCCCGCGCCCAACCAGATCGACTCGGGCAAGCAGGCCGACCTCCAGGTGACGGCGGCGGACCTCCTCACCCCGCCGGACGGCAGCATCACCGAGGCGGGCGTGCGGACGAACATCAGTGTGGGCATCCAGTACCTCGCCGCCTGGCTCCAGGGCCGGGGCGCGGTGCCGATCCACAACCTGATGGAGGACGCCGCGACCGCCGAGATCAGCCGCGCCCAGCTCTGGCAGTGGCTGCACCACGGGGTGAAGCTGGAAGACGGCCGCACCCTCACGCCCGAGCTGCTGGACACCCTCTTTGCCGAGGAACTGGAGAAGCTCGGCCCCGACTATACGGACGCCGGACGGCTGTTCAAGGAAGTCGCCACCCGCTCGCCGCTGGCCGAGTTCCTGACCCTGCCCGCGTACCGCGAACTCGCCTGA
- a CDS encoding IclR family transcriptional regulator, translating into MTTTTRQKPGRTRSGETGSVRTLERGLLVLLALKELRRAPLSQIARQVGLSVSTTYRLLETLRQQGFVEWEEQTGLFSVGLRAYQVGLAFAERSNLIGAAQPEMDALVADLNETVNLAVLYDTEAVYVHQVEGRQLVRMFAHLGDSAPLHCSGVGKVLLAWRPEQDVRQKVGDGPYPAYTPHSITTLPALLGELGRVREQGYSLDNEERELGVRCVAVPVRDGTGQVVASLSVSAPTSRFSAQQIPEMAARMTRAAAQVSGRLGWEERTVR; encoded by the coding sequence ATGACCACGACCACACGGCAAAAACCAGGCCGCACCCGCAGCGGTGAAACCGGCAGCGTCCGCACCCTGGAGCGCGGGCTGCTGGTCCTGCTGGCCCTCAAGGAGCTGCGCCGCGCGCCGCTCAGCCAGATCGCCCGGCAGGTGGGGCTGTCGGTCAGCACCACCTACCGCCTGCTCGAAACCCTGCGGCAACAGGGCTTCGTGGAATGGGAGGAACAGACCGGGCTGTTCAGCGTGGGCCTGCGCGCCTACCAGGTGGGCCTCGCCTTTGCCGAGCGCAGCAACCTGATCGGCGCGGCCCAGCCCGAGATGGACGCCCTGGTGGCCGACCTGAACGAGACGGTGAATCTGGCTGTCCTGTACGACACCGAGGCCGTGTACGTGCATCAGGTGGAGGGGCGGCAACTGGTGCGGATGTTCGCGCACCTGGGCGACAGCGCGCCGCTGCACTGCTCGGGCGTCGGCAAGGTGCTGCTGGCCTGGCGGCCCGAGCAGGACGTGCGGCAGAAGGTGGGCGACGGCCCCTACCCGGCCTACACGCCGCACTCGATCACCACCCTGCCCGCCCTGCTGGGCGAACTCGGGCGCGTGCGCGAGCAGGGCTACAGCCTCGACAACGAGGAACGCGAGCTGGGCGTGCGCTGCGTGGCCGTCCCCGTCCGCGACGGGACCGGTCAGGTGGTGGCGTCCCTGAGCGTGTCGGCCCCCACCTCCCGTTTCAGTGCCCAGCAGATTCCGGAGATGGCGGCCCGCATGACCCGCGCGGCGGCCCAGGTGTCCGGGCGGCTGGGCTGGGAGGAGCGGACTGTACGCTGA
- a CDS encoding glycerate kinase has product MSAPDQAVPQTDLRALLEGSYRSALEAVAPARLLAPYLTGPRPDFVLAFGKAALPMLRAALEAYPGVPGLAVPPLGTPDLSVPEGAEVLPGSHPVPDENSTSAAEQALARVRALPEGARLLVLVSGGGSALLSAPWGVTLAQKQALTRDLLRAGAAIEEINAVRKHLSQVKGGRLAQATRAQVRALLISDVIGDDPSVIASGPTVPDATTFADALAVLDRYGIAAPEARAHLSSGARGDLPETPKPGELPHVENTVIGSNRVLLEAAQQFFGARGVRSVILSDTFAGEARDLAGFHASLVQSIRSYGTPFQGPLVLLSGGEATVTVRGEGRGGRNQEFALWLLETLGERGVYALSAGSDGIDGNSDAAGAFLTPDSLARAHAQNLDPRDFLARNDSGSFFAALGDALITGPSGHNLNDYRALLVE; this is encoded by the coding sequence ATGAGTGCGCCTGACCAGGCGGTGCCGCAGACCGACCTGCGCGCCCTGCTGGAGGGCAGCTACCGCTCGGCGCTGGAGGCGGTGGCCCCTGCCCGGCTGCTGGCCCCCTACCTGACCGGCCCGCGTCCCGACTTCGTGCTGGCCTTTGGCAAGGCGGCCCTGCCGATGCTGCGCGCCGCGCTGGAAGCCTATCCTGGCGTGCCGGGCCTGGCGGTGCCGCCGCTGGGCACGCCGGACCTCAGCGTCCCGGAGGGGGCCGAGGTGCTGCCGGGCAGCCACCCCGTCCCCGACGAGAACAGCACCTCGGCCGCCGAACAGGCGCTCGCGCGGGTGCGTGCGTTGCCGGAAGGTGCGCGGCTGCTGGTCCTCGTCTCGGGGGGCGGCAGCGCACTCCTGAGTGCCCCCTGGGGCGTCACGCTGGCGCAGAAGCAGGCACTGACCCGCGACCTGCTGCGCGCGGGGGCGGCCATCGAGGAGATCAATGCCGTCCGCAAGCACCTCTCGCAGGTCAAGGGGGGGCGGCTGGCGCAGGCGACCCGCGCCCAGGTGCGTGCCCTGCTGATCTCGGACGTGATTGGAGACGACCCTTCCGTGATCGCCAGCGGTCCCACCGTGCCGGATGCGACCACCTTCGCGGACGCCCTGGCCGTGCTGGACCGTTACGGGATTGCGGCTCCGGAGGCCCGCGCCCACCTGTCCTCGGGCGCGCGGGGCGACCTCCCCGAGACGCCCAAGCCCGGCGAGCTGCCCCACGTCGAGAACACCGTCATCGGCTCGAACCGGGTGCTGCTGGAGGCCGCGCAGCAGTTCTTCGGGGCGCGGGGGGTCCGCTCGGTGATCCTCTCCGACACCTTCGCGGGAGAGGCGCGCGATCTGGCCGGCTTCCACGCCTCGCTGGTGCAGAGCATCCGCAGCTACGGCACGCCCTTTCAGGGACCGCTGGTGCTGCTCTCCGGCGGGGAAGCCACCGTCACCGTGCGCGGCGAGGGGCGCGGCGGGCGCAACCAGGAGTTCGCGCTGTGGCTGCTGGAGACCCTGGGCGAGCGGGGCGTGTACGCCCTCTCCGCCGGTTCCGACGGGATCGACGGCAACAGCGACGCGGCGGGGGCCTTTCTGACGCCGGATTCGCTGGCCCGCGCCCACGCCCAGAACCTCGACCCCCGTGACTTCCTGGCCCGCAACGACTCCGGCTCCTTCTTCGCGGCCCTGGGAGACGCCCTGATCACCGGCCCCAGTGGGCACAACCTCAATGACTACCGCGCGCTCCTCGTGGAGTAG
- a CDS encoding ABC transporter substrate-binding protein: MQRPTRLLLTALLASSSLALADVRVGVIVSSTGPAASLGIPEKNTVALLPQTIGGQKIVYTILDDASDTTAAVTAARKLIQDGKVDLIIGTTTTPASLAMIDVVSEAKVPMISLAASEAIIKPVDARRAWVFKTPQTDALMAAAIAQHMAQNGVKTVGYIGFNDAYGEGWLAELQKNAAARGIKVVATERYGRSDTSVTGQILKVMAARPDAVLIGASGVPAVLPQRTLGDRGYTGKIYQTHGVANADFLRVGGKDVEGAILPAGPVLVADQLPATNPTRRVGLNYMQAYESKYGKDSVSTFGAHMWDAGLILQKALPVALKKAKPGTPEFRAALRDALEGTRNVIGAHGIFNYGPQDHLGLDARSRVMVQVVNGTWKLIK; encoded by the coding sequence ATGCAAAGGCCCACCCGACTGCTCCTGACCGCCCTGCTCGCCTCCTCGTCGCTGGCTCTGGCAGACGTGCGGGTGGGCGTGATCGTCTCCTCGACCGGCCCGGCGGCCAGCCTGGGCATTCCCGAGAAGAACACGGTCGCGCTGCTGCCGCAGACTATCGGCGGCCAGAAGATCGTCTACACCATCCTCGACGACGCCTCCGACACGACCGCCGCCGTCACCGCCGCCCGCAAGCTGATCCAGGACGGCAAGGTGGACCTGATCATCGGCACAACCACCACGCCCGCCTCGCTCGCCATGATCGACGTGGTGTCCGAGGCGAAGGTGCCCATGATCAGCCTCGCGGCCTCGGAAGCGATCATCAAGCCGGTGGACGCGCGCCGGGCCTGGGTGTTCAAGACCCCGCAGACCGACGCCCTGATGGCCGCCGCCATCGCACAGCACATGGCGCAAAACGGTGTCAAGACGGTGGGCTACATCGGCTTCAACGACGCCTACGGCGAGGGCTGGCTCGCGGAACTCCAGAAGAACGCGGCGGCGCGCGGCATCAAGGTGGTCGCCACCGAACGCTATGGCCGCAGCGACACCAGCGTGACCGGCCAGATTCTCAAGGTGATGGCCGCCCGCCCCGACGCCGTGCTGATCGGCGCGTCCGGCGTGCCCGCCGTGCTGCCGCAACGGACCCTGGGGGACCGGGGCTACACGGGCAAGATCTACCAGACGCACGGGGTCGCCAACGCCGACTTCCTGCGCGTGGGCGGCAAGGACGTGGAAGGGGCCATCCTGCCCGCCGGGCCGGTGCTGGTGGCCGACCAGCTTCCCGCGACCAACCCCACGCGCCGGGTGGGCCTGAACTACATGCAGGCCTACGAGAGCAAGTACGGCAAGGACTCGGTCAGCACCTTCGGCGCGCACATGTGGGACGCGGGCCTGATTCTGCAAAAGGCCCTCCCGGTGGCCCTGAAAAAGGCCAAGCCCGGCACGCCCGAGTTCCGCGCCGCCCTGCGTGACGCCCTGGAAGGCACCCGCAACGTGATCGGTGCCCACGGCATCTTCAACTACGGCCCCCAGGACCACCTGGGCCTGGATGCCCGCAGCCGCGTGATGGTGCAGGTCGTGAACGGCACCTGGAAGCTGATCAAGTAA
- a CDS encoding FAD-binding oxidoreductase, translating to MTESKGDWQAALLERLGERVSLQPGDLNAHAHDEGTPYTCTPGAVVFAASEADVLATLAVAREFGVPLTPWGAGTSLEGAVLPMPGAISLDLGGLDTVGEVDPVGFTVAVGPGVRRVALNRRLRPHGLFFPVDPGADASLGGMASTNASGTTTVRYGGMRENVAALRVALTDGRVLTLGSAARKSSSGYALKHLFIGSEGTLGVITALTLRLHPLPPATASVQLAFPDVGAAVLASVTVRGLGVTPERLEFVDAATVRAVNRHRDRHDPEAPTLWAEVAGRDGADVEAQLALLREAAELHGGQVVGEARTPEAQSALWAARHGVYDALRAAWPGHATRIGDVCVPLPALGDTVALALHLLEGADLTAPLVGHIGDGNLHLLMHAPPQDSGTWARIDHVLHDLAAHAIAVGGTCTGEHGVGLRKRPYLRAEHGEALDVMRDVKALLDPLGLLNPGKVVGDPDALVEWRNDVPARP from the coding sequence TTGACGGAGAGCAAGGGGGACTGGCAGGCCGCTCTGCTGGAGCGGCTGGGCGAACGGGTCAGCCTTCAACCTGGCGACTTGAACGCCCACGCACACGACGAGGGCACGCCTTACACCTGCACCCCCGGCGCGGTGGTGTTCGCAGCCAGCGAGGCGGACGTGCTTGCCACGCTCGCAGTGGCCCGTGAGTTCGGAGTTCCGCTCACGCCCTGGGGAGCGGGGACCAGCCTGGAAGGGGCCGTGCTGCCCATGCCGGGGGCCATTTCCCTGGACCTGGGCGGCCTGGACACCGTGGGCGAGGTGGACCCGGTCGGCTTTACCGTGGCGGTCGGGCCGGGGGTGCGCCGGGTCGCGCTGAACCGCCGCCTGCGCCCGCACGGCCTGTTCTTTCCGGTGGACCCCGGCGCGGACGCCAGCCTAGGTGGTATGGCATCTACCAACGCGAGCGGGACCACCACCGTCCGCTACGGCGGAATGCGTGAGAACGTCGCGGCGCTGCGGGTCGCCCTGACTGACGGCCGGGTCCTGACCCTGGGGAGCGCCGCCCGCAAGAGCAGCAGCGGGTATGCGCTGAAGCACCTGTTCATCGGCTCGGAGGGCACCCTGGGGGTCATCACGGCGCTCACGCTGCGGCTGCATCCGCTCCCGCCCGCCACGGCCAGTGTGCAACTCGCGTTTCCCGACGTGGGGGCCGCCGTGCTGGCGAGCGTGACGGTGCGCGGCCTGGGCGTCACGCCCGAGCGGCTGGAGTTCGTGGACGCCGCGACCGTCCGCGCCGTGAACCGCCACCGCGACCGTCACGACCCGGAGGCCCCGACCCTCTGGGCCGAGGTGGCGGGCCGCGACGGGGCCGACGTGGAGGCCCAGCTCGCCCTGCTGCGCGAGGCGGCGGAGCTGCACGGCGGGCAGGTGGTGGGCGAGGCCCGCACGCCCGAAGCCCAGAGTGCGCTGTGGGCCGCCCGCCACGGGGTCTATGACGCGCTGCGCGCCGCCTGGCCCGGCCACGCCACCCGCATCGGGGACGTGTGCGTGCCCCTCCCCGCGCTGGGCGACACCGTGGCCCTCGCGTTGCACCTGCTGGAGGGGGCCGACCTGACCGCACCGCTGGTGGGCCACATCGGGGACGGGAACCTGCACCTGCTGATGCACGCGCCGCCGCAGGACAGCGGGACCTGGGCACGCATCGACCACGTGCTGCACGACCTCGCCGCACATGCCATCGCCGTCGGCGGCACCTGCACGGGCGAACACGGCGTGGGCCTGCGCAAACGCCCCTACCTGCGCGCCGAGCACGGGGAGGCCCTGGACGTGATGCGGGACGTGAAGGCCCTGCTGGACCCCCTCGGCCTGCTCAATCCCGGCAAGGTGGTCGGGGACCCCGACGCTCTGGTTGAATGGAGGAACGATGTTCCAGCCCGACCTTGA
- a CDS encoding MATE family efflux transporter: protein MRARATYTPRVTPDSAAPSLPRPAARGELTALVRLAGPVVVSQFASNALMLVSTAVIGRLGEAELAAAAYANATYSLVFMVLLGMMLAVGPRVAQAHGAGDRVGVARAMRGGLLLALLLAALALPLMWGLAARLPALAPEGIRADLAATYLRVYALGLPPLLAFTALRGTLEGTGQPRTVTAVALGGVALVSLLSPALAFGWGPLPTLGLAGAAAASALTAWGTALTLLPVALRRAPQVAGLGRRRSEVRALLALGWPIGLTLGAEGGMFSVTALLMARFGAEALAAHNVALQVITAVFMLPLGLATATGIRVAHAAGAGDRAGARRAGLTGIGLAAGVMLAFALLELLAPRLVLGVFVSVGDPRNAALVGTATVLLSIAALFQTMDGVQVTANAALRGLHDTRWPLLISLLSYWVVGLGIGALLAFPLGLGPRGLWFGLTAGLFTAAGALLTRFLRRTRPAPSLG, encoded by the coding sequence ATGCGGGCACGGGCGACTTACACTCCTCGGGTGACGCCCGATTCCGCCGCTCCCTCTCTGCCCCGACCCGCCGCACGGGGTGAACTGACCGCCCTCGTCCGGCTGGCGGGGCCGGTCGTCGTGTCGCAGTTCGCGTCCAATGCGCTGATGCTGGTGAGCACGGCAGTGATCGGGCGGCTGGGGGAGGCGGAACTGGCGGCGGCGGCCTACGCGAACGCCACCTATTCCCTGGTGTTCATGGTGCTGCTGGGCATGATGCTGGCGGTGGGGCCGCGGGTGGCGCAGGCCCACGGCGCGGGCGACCGGGTCGGCGTGGCGCGGGCGATGCGGGGCGGGTTGCTGCTGGCGCTGCTGCTGGCGGCCCTCGCGTTGCCGCTGATGTGGGGCCTGGCGGCGCGGCTCCCGGCCCTTGCGCCGGAGGGCATCCGGGCCGACCTCGCGGCCACGTACCTGCGGGTCTACGCGCTGGGGTTGCCGCCGCTGCTGGCCTTTACCGCGCTGCGCGGCACGCTGGAGGGGACCGGCCAGCCGCGCACCGTCACGGCGGTGGCCCTGGGAGGGGTCGCGCTGGTCTCCCTGCTCAGTCCGGCGCTGGCCTTCGGCTGGGGGCCGCTGCCCACGCTGGGGCTGGCGGGAGCGGCGGCGGCGAGTGCCCTGACTGCCTGGGGAACGGCGCTCACGCTGCTGCCCGTGGCGCTGCGGCGTGCCCCACAGGTGGCCGGCCTGGGTCGTCGGCGCTCAGAGGTGCGCGCCCTGCTGGCCCTCGGCTGGCCCATCGGCCTGACGCTGGGGGCAGAGGGCGGCATGTTCAGCGTGACGGCGCTGCTGATGGCCCGCTTCGGCGCGGAGGCCCTCGCGGCGCACAACGTCGCGCTTCAGGTCATCACGGCGGTGTTCATGCTGCCGCTGGGACTGGCGACCGCCACGGGTATCCGGGTCGCGCACGCGGCGGGCGCGGGGGACCGGGCCGGGGCGCGCCGCGCCGGGCTGACCGGCATCGGCCTCGCGGCGGGCGTGATGCTGGCCTTTGCCCTGCTCGAACTGCTCGCGCCGCGGCTGGTGCTGGGCGTGTTCGTCAGTGTGGGGGACCCACGCAATGCCGCGCTGGTGGGCACCGCGACCGTCCTGCTGTCTATCGCCGCGCTGTTTCAGACGATGGACGGGGTACAGGTCACGGCGAACGCGGCCCTGCGCGGCCTGCATGACACCCGCTGGCCGCTGCTGATCTCGCTGCTCTCCTACTGGGTGGTGGGGCTGGGCATCGGGGCACTGCTGGCCTTCCCGCTGGGGCTGGGGCCGCGCGGGCTGTGGTTCGGCCTGACGGCAGGCCTGTTCACGGCGGCGGGCGCGCTGCTGACGCGCTTCCTGCGCCGGACCCGGCCCGCACCCTCACTGGGCTGA
- the paaK gene encoding phenylacetate--CoA ligase PaaK, with translation MFQPDLEAMPLPDLRALQLARLRDMVARQFEHVPAYRAKFAAAGVTPDDLWTLSDLARFPLTRKSDLRDNYPLGLTAVPREQLRRLHASSGTTGKPTVVAYDENDLDVFAEVVARSLHAAGARPGMTFHNAYGYGLFTGGLGLHGGAERLGLNTVPVSGGGTERQVGLILDLEPEVIACTPSYALVLADAFARQGVRPEDLSLRYAVLGAEPWTEKTRREVEARLGVTATNIYGLSEIIGPGVSNEDAAEQRGSYLWEDHFYPEIVDPETGEVLPDGEYGVLVLSSMTRTALPVLRYWTGDITRLLPEANTTGRTFRRMDQIRGRADDLIILRGVNVYPTQLEAVLVGMGQVSPHYHVVLTRTGTRDDLTLRVESGDRAPALRDEIERLVKVQVGVTVTCDLCEPGSLPRSEGGKLRRVTDLRSAQ, from the coding sequence ATGTTCCAGCCCGACCTTGAAGCCATGCCCCTGCCCGACCTGCGCGCCCTGCAACTCGCGCGGCTGCGTGACATGGTGGCCCGGCAGTTTGAACACGTCCCCGCCTACCGCGCGAAGTTCGCGGCGGCGGGCGTGACCCCGGACGACCTGTGGACCCTTTCCGACCTGGCCCGCTTTCCGCTGACCCGCAAGAGCGACCTGCGCGACAACTACCCGCTGGGCCTGACCGCCGTGCCCCGCGAGCAGCTCCGCCGCCTCCACGCCAGCAGCGGCACCACCGGCAAGCCCACCGTCGTCGCCTACGACGAGAACGACCTGGACGTGTTCGCGGAGGTGGTCGCGCGCAGCCTCCACGCGGCGGGGGCGCGGCCCGGCATGACCTTTCACAACGCCTACGGCTACGGCCTCTTTACCGGGGGGCTGGGGCTGCACGGCGGGGCCGAGCGCCTGGGGCTGAATACCGTGCCCGTGTCGGGCGGCGGCACCGAGCGGCAGGTGGGGCTGATTCTGGACCTGGAGCCGGAAGTCATCGCCTGCACGCCGAGCTACGCGCTGGTGCTGGCCGACGCCTTCGCGCGGCAGGGGGTGCGCCCGGAAGACCTCTCGCTGCGGTACGCGGTGCTGGGGGCCGAACCCTGGACCGAGAAGACGCGCCGCGAGGTGGAAGCCCGCCTGGGCGTTACCGCCACCAACATCTACGGCCTGTCGGAAATCATCGGCCCCGGCGTCAGCAACGAGGACGCGGCCGAGCAGCGGGGCAGCTACCTCTGGGAGGACCACTTCTACCCGGAAATCGTGGACCCCGAGACGGGCGAGGTGCTTCCCGACGGCGAGTACGGCGTGCTGGTCCTCTCGTCCATGACCCGCACCGCCCTGCCCGTGCTGCGCTACTGGACGGGCGACATCACCCGGCTGCTTCCGGAGGCGAACACGACCGGGCGCACCTTCCGGCGCATGGATCAGATTCGCGGGCGGGCCGACGACCTGATCATCCTGCGTGGCGTGAACGTCTACCCGACGCAACTGGAGGCCGTGCTGGTGGGGATGGGGCAGGTCAGCCCGCACTACCACGTGGTCCTGACCCGCACTGGCACCCGCGACGACCTCACCCTGCGCGTGGAGAGCGGGGACCGCGCGCCCGCCCTGCGTGACGAGATCGAGCGGCTGGTGAAGGTGCAGGTCGGCGTGACCGTGACCTGCGACCTGTGCGAACCCGGCAGCCTGCCCCGCAGCGAGGGCGGCAAGCTCCGGCGAGTGACGGACCTGCGCTCAGCCCAGTGA